One genomic segment of Burkholderia multivorans ATCC BAA-247 includes these proteins:
- a CDS encoding FadR/GntR family transcriptional regulator yields MSIQPIQNRRLYQQIADRLTAMIESGDFPPGSYLPPERELAEQFGVSRTSVREALIALEVGGRVSVRVGDGVKVRHPEAATAPAPAAAAKAAPLAVVEIDPELGIALDLDTEIPPFALLQARRLIEPEAASLAAKHASDAQIDAIGAAFERNQADNRSGSVTHPGDRLFHIRIAEASDNAAYALMVKQLLAHKYDPMFQRLQSLYMPHDMPHRSELEHRAILDAIRARDPEAARRAMAEHLDEVIRIFGRALD; encoded by the coding sequence ATGTCCATCCAGCCGATTCAGAACCGCCGCCTTTACCAGCAGATCGCCGACCGGCTCACCGCGATGATCGAGTCCGGCGATTTTCCGCCGGGCAGCTATCTGCCGCCGGAGCGCGAGCTGGCCGAGCAGTTCGGCGTGTCGCGCACGTCGGTGCGCGAGGCGCTGATCGCGCTCGAAGTGGGTGGGCGCGTCAGCGTGCGTGTCGGCGACGGCGTGAAGGTGCGCCATCCGGAGGCCGCGACGGCACCCGCGCCTGCCGCCGCCGCGAAGGCCGCGCCGCTTGCGGTCGTCGAGATCGATCCCGAACTGGGGATTGCGCTCGATCTCGATACCGAAATCCCGCCGTTCGCGCTGCTGCAGGCGCGCCGTCTGATCGAGCCCGAAGCCGCGTCGCTCGCCGCGAAGCATGCCTCGGACGCGCAGATCGACGCGATCGGCGCCGCGTTCGAGCGCAATCAGGCGGACAATCGCAGCGGCTCGGTCACGCATCCGGGCGACCGGCTGTTTCATATCCGCATCGCCGAGGCGAGCGACAACGCAGCCTACGCGCTGATGGTCAAGCAGCTGCTCGCGCATAAATACGATCCGATGTTTCAGCGATTGCAGTCGCTGTACATGCCGCACGACATGCCGCATCGGTCGGAACTCGAACATCGCGCGATCCTCGACGCGATCCGCGCGCGCGACCCCGAGGCCGCGCGCCGCGCGATGGCCGAGCATCTGGACGAGGTGATCCGGATCTTCGGGCGCGCGCTCGACTGA
- a CDS encoding CobW family GTP-binding protein, which translates to MTHIHTTHSDVEKIPVTVLTGFLGAGKTTLLNYILREKHGRKIAVIENEFGEIGIDSGLVLESTEEIYEMTNGCVCCVGAVREDLVRIVRMLVARPDRLDHIIVETSGLADPYPVAQTFFLDDPIAKEVALDAVVTMVDAKHIRAHLDDLVLDGRDNQAVDQIVCADRIVINKVDLVDAADVESLSARLRELNATAEIVTSSYAQVDLDRILGVGANEFAQILVESDGLHADTDAHADGHAEEHAAHDAHDGHDTHAHRDHPSHDRHDDHDDHEHDASVSSVGIEVDADVDLDALEAWLAELRDADTANLFRMKGILAVHGRAQRYVLQGVHGVIELRAAQAWGTEPRASRIVFIGRDLDRAALTDRFHACLAAPVAA; encoded by the coding sequence ATGACGCATATCCACACCACGCACAGCGACGTCGAAAAGATCCCGGTCACCGTGCTCACCGGCTTTCTCGGCGCGGGGAAGACCACGCTGCTCAACTACATCCTGCGCGAAAAGCACGGCCGCAAGATCGCGGTGATCGAGAACGAGTTCGGCGAGATCGGCATCGACAGCGGCCTCGTGCTGGAATCGACCGAGGAAATCTACGAGATGACGAACGGCTGCGTGTGCTGCGTCGGCGCCGTGCGCGAGGATCTGGTGCGCATCGTGCGGATGCTGGTCGCGCGGCCCGACCGGCTCGATCACATCATCGTCGAGACGAGCGGCCTCGCCGATCCGTATCCGGTCGCGCAGACGTTCTTTCTCGACGATCCGATCGCGAAGGAGGTCGCGCTCGATGCGGTCGTCACGATGGTCGATGCGAAACACATTCGCGCGCATCTCGACGATCTCGTGCTCGACGGCCGCGACAACCAGGCGGTCGACCAGATCGTCTGCGCGGATCGCATCGTGATCAACAAGGTCGATCTCGTCGACGCGGCCGACGTCGAATCGCTGAGCGCGCGGCTGCGCGAACTGAACGCGACGGCCGAGATCGTCACGTCGAGCTACGCGCAGGTCGATCTCGATCGCATTCTCGGCGTCGGCGCGAACGAATTCGCGCAGATTCTCGTCGAGAGCGACGGGCTGCACGCCGACACGGACGCGCATGCCGACGGACATGCCGAGGAACACGCGGCGCACGACGCGCACGACGGCCACGATACGCACGCGCATCGCGACCACCCGAGCCACGACCGCCACGACGATCACGACGACCACGAACACGACGCGAGCGTGTCGTCGGTCGGGATCGAAGTCGACGCCGACGTCGATCTCGACGCGCTCGAAGCGTGGCTCGCGGAGCTGCGCGACGCCGACACCGCGAACCTGTTCCGGATGAAAGGGATTCTCGCGGTGCACGGCCGCGCGCAGCGCTACGTGCTGCAGGGCGTACACGGCGTGATCGAGCTGCGCGCCGCGCAGGCGTGGGGCACCGAGCCGCGTGCGTCGCGCATCGTCTTCATCGGCCGCGATCTCGATCGCGCCGCGCTGACCGACCGTTTCCATGCCTGTCTCGCCGCGCCGGTCGCGGCCTGA
- a CDS encoding amidohydrolase family protein, whose protein sequence is MGALRIDSHQHFWRYRAADYPWIGAGMGVLARDYLPDALHPLMHAQALGASIAVQARAGRDETAFLLDLARDEARIAAVVGWEDLRAPQLAERVAEWRGTKLRGFRHQLQDEADVRAFVDDADFTRGVAWLQANGYVYDVLVFERQLPDVQAFCARHDAHWLVLDHAGKPALAEFDRDDTALARWRAALRELAALPHVVCKLSGLVTEADWRRGLRASDIRHIEQCLDAALDALGPQRLMFGSDWPVCLLAASYDEVASLVERWAESRLSAAERSALWGGTAARCYALPEPSGARL, encoded by the coding sequence ATGGGCGCATTGCGTATCGATTCCCATCAGCACTTCTGGCGCTATCGGGCCGCCGACTATCCGTGGATCGGTGCCGGGATGGGCGTGCTCGCGCGCGACTATCTGCCGGACGCGCTGCACCCGCTGATGCATGCGCAGGCGCTCGGCGCGTCGATCGCCGTGCAGGCGCGCGCGGGCCGCGACGAAACCGCGTTCCTGCTCGACCTCGCGCGCGACGAGGCGCGTATCGCGGCGGTGGTCGGCTGGGAGGACTTGCGCGCGCCGCAACTGGCCGAGCGCGTCGCCGAGTGGCGTGGCACGAAGTTGCGCGGGTTTCGCCATCAGCTGCAGGACGAAGCCGACGTGCGCGCGTTCGTCGACGATGCCGATTTCACGCGCGGCGTCGCGTGGCTGCAGGCGAACGGCTACGTGTACGACGTACTCGTGTTCGAACGCCAGCTGCCGGACGTGCAGGCGTTCTGCGCGCGGCACGACGCACACTGGCTCGTGCTCGACCACGCGGGCAAGCCGGCACTCGCCGAATTCGACCGCGACGATACGGCGCTCGCGCGCTGGCGTGCCGCGTTGCGCGAACTGGCCGCGCTGCCGCACGTCGTGTGCAAGCTGTCGGGCCTCGTGACCGAGGCCGACTGGCGGCGCGGACTGCGCGCGTCGGACATCCGGCACATCGAGCAGTGTCTCGATGCGGCGCTCGACGCGCTCGGCCCGCAGCGGCTGATGTTCGGATCGGACTGGCCCGTGTGCCTGCTGGCCGCGTCGTACGACGAAGTGGCGTCGCTCGTCGAGCGATGGGCCGAGTCGCGGCTGTCGGCGGCCGAGCGCAGCGCGCTGTGGGGCGGGACGGCCGCGCGCTGCTACGCGCTGCCGGAACCGTCCGGCGCGCGCCTATAA
- a CDS encoding UbiX family flavin prenyltransferase, translated as MSARRLVVGISGASGFVYGMRLLALLRALDIETHVVVSRAAALTMAHETDCKLADVAALAGVLYRSDDIAAPIASGSFRTLGMIVAPCSMKTLAEIACGLTSGLISRAADVALKERRRLVLLARETPYTLTHLRNMAAVTEMGAIVAPPVPAFYARPASLDQMIDHTLGRVLDLFDIDSRTVHRWKDNDSQPHRLNGDAS; from the coding sequence ATGAGCGCGCGCCGCCTCGTGGTCGGCATCAGCGGCGCGTCGGGCTTCGTGTACGGAATGCGGCTGCTCGCGCTGCTGCGCGCGCTCGACATCGAAACGCACGTGGTCGTATCGCGCGCGGCCGCGCTGACGATGGCGCACGAGACCGACTGCAAGCTCGCGGACGTCGCCGCGCTGGCCGGCGTGCTGTACCGCAGCGACGACATCGCGGCGCCGATCGCGAGCGGCTCGTTCCGCACGCTGGGCATGATCGTCGCGCCGTGCTCGATGAAGACGCTCGCGGAGATCGCGTGCGGTTTGACGTCCGGCTTGATCTCGCGCGCGGCCGACGTCGCGCTGAAGGAACGCCGCCGGCTCGTGCTGCTCGCGCGCGAGACGCCCTACACGCTCACGCACCTGCGCAACATGGCGGCCGTCACCGAAATGGGCGCGATCGTCGCGCCGCCCGTGCCCGCGTTCTACGCGCGCCCGGCATCGCTCGACCAGATGATCGATCACACGCTCGGCCGCGTGCTCGATCTGTTCGACATCGATTCCCGCACCGTCCATCGCTGGAAGGACAACGATTCGCAGCCCCATCGACTCAACGGAGACGCATCATGA
- a CDS encoding amidohydrolase family protein → MIIDTSCYPTNLVDLAWRHDGEPFTGERLIDTMNGPFLINGKPRRIDKAFIQPPQGNTIYTYTDGEKSGTESIDAYMAYTVEMVRKYPDRFIGCFVYNPRCGVENGVNAIGHYVRKLGFKMVQFQANMHAYRPDRALDWLRPALRKCAELGVLVKLHTGDGPYSIPTEWVPMIKEFPTVNFIMAHFGVQTGGVYCFEPFQLAMDLPNVYCESGWCLQSRIVEFAKVLPTHKILFGSDTPPNEPGMWLRLLEVLCFDPPQGMNLDEDTLEDYLGNNTARMIGLEPTPAPRTVDEAKALLAA, encoded by the coding sequence ATGATCATCGACACAAGCTGTTATCCGACGAACCTCGTCGACCTCGCCTGGCGCCACGACGGCGAGCCGTTCACCGGCGAGCGCCTGATCGACACGATGAACGGCCCGTTCCTCATCAACGGCAAGCCGCGCCGCATCGACAAGGCGTTCATCCAGCCGCCGCAGGGCAACACGATCTACACGTACACCGACGGCGAAAAGTCCGGCACCGAATCGATCGACGCGTACATGGCCTACACCGTCGAGATGGTGCGCAAGTATCCGGACCGCTTCATCGGCTGCTTCGTCTACAACCCGCGGTGCGGCGTCGAGAACGGCGTAAACGCGATCGGCCACTACGTGCGCAAGCTCGGCTTCAAGATGGTCCAGTTCCAGGCGAACATGCACGCGTACCGGCCCGACCGCGCGCTCGACTGGCTGCGGCCCGCGCTCAGGAAATGCGCGGAGCTCGGCGTGCTCGTGAAGCTGCATACGGGCGACGGCCCGTACAGCATCCCGACCGAATGGGTGCCGATGATCAAGGAATTCCCGACCGTCAATTTCATCATGGCGCACTTCGGCGTGCAGACGGGCGGCGTCTACTGCTTCGAGCCGTTCCAGCTCGCGATGGATTTGCCGAACGTGTACTGCGAATCCGGCTGGTGCCTGCAGTCGCGCATCGTCGAATTCGCGAAGGTGCTGCCGACGCACAAGATCCTGTTCGGCTCCGACACGCCGCCGAACGAACCGGGCATGTGGCTGCGCCTGCTCGAAGTGCTGTGCTTCGATCCGCCGCAAGGCATGAATCTCGACGAGGACACGCTCGAGGACTACCTCGGCAACAACACCGCGCGGATGATCGGCCTCGAACCGACGCCCGCGCCGCGCACCGTCGACGAAGCGAAAGCGCTGCTGGCCGCCTGA
- a CDS encoding amidohydrolase family protein: MSLPSASLLIRRPLAIMSGRTGAAARLTRADLRVRDGRIEAIAPDLAPQPGERVIDARDCVVYPGWVNTHHHLFQNLLKAVPAGINADLQAWLAAVPYPRVARFTPTLARIAARLGFAELLLSGVTTCADHHYLYHAGGTTETGDLLFDEAAGFGMRFVLCRGGALQAAGDHPGFAGTALQPETLDRMLADIERLKARYHDAGDASMRRVVVAPTTPTFSLPPDLLPEVARAARGMGLRLHSHLSETTRYVDFCRERYGQLPVEFVAEREWLGPDVWFAHLVHLEPTEIALLADTGTGCAHCPVSNARLGSGIAPAPRMAAAGVPMSLGVDGVASNESGSMTHEANFAWLVHRAAHGASATTVEQVLHWGTQGGARVLGLDAVGTLDVGQAADLVLYDVSGPRFAGFHDPAVAPVTAGEPAPVKYSIVNGRVVVDDGEIPGLDLHALRRDAIDAVRQLID; this comes from the coding sequence GTGAGTCTTCCGTCTGCTTCCCTGCTGATTCGCCGCCCGCTCGCGATCATGAGCGGCCGCACGGGCGCCGCCGCGCGGCTCACCCGCGCCGACCTGCGCGTCCGCGACGGCCGGATCGAAGCGATCGCGCCCGATCTCGCGCCGCAGCCCGGCGAGCGTGTGATCGACGCGCGCGACTGCGTCGTCTATCCGGGCTGGGTCAACACGCATCACCATCTGTTCCAGAACCTGCTGAAAGCGGTGCCGGCCGGCATCAACGCCGATCTGCAGGCATGGCTCGCGGCGGTGCCCTATCCGCGCGTCGCGCGCTTCACGCCGACGCTCGCGCGCATCGCCGCCCGGCTCGGCTTCGCCGAGCTGCTGCTGTCGGGCGTCACGACCTGCGCCGATCATCACTACCTGTATCACGCGGGCGGCACCACCGAGACCGGCGACCTGCTGTTCGACGAAGCGGCCGGCTTCGGCATGCGCTTCGTGCTGTGCCGCGGCGGTGCGCTGCAGGCGGCGGGCGATCATCCGGGATTTGCGGGCACCGCACTGCAGCCCGAGACGCTCGACCGGATGCTCGCGGACATCGAGCGGCTGAAGGCGCGCTATCACGATGCGGGCGATGCATCGATGCGCCGCGTCGTCGTCGCGCCGACGACGCCGACCTTCTCGCTGCCGCCCGACCTGCTGCCCGAAGTCGCGCGTGCGGCGCGCGGGATGGGACTGCGGCTGCACTCGCATCTGTCGGAGACGACGCGCTACGTCGATTTCTGCCGCGAGCGCTACGGGCAGCTGCCGGTCGAGTTCGTCGCCGAGCGCGAATGGCTCGGGCCCGACGTCTGGTTCGCGCATCTGGTCCATCTCGAGCCGACCGAGATCGCACTGCTCGCGGATACGGGCACCGGCTGCGCGCACTGCCCCGTCAGCAATGCGCGGCTCGGTAGCGGCATCGCGCCCGCGCCGCGGATGGCGGCCGCCGGCGTGCCGATGTCGCTGGGCGTCGACGGCGTCGCGTCGAACGAATCGGGCAGCATGACGCACGAAGCGAACTTCGCGTGGCTCGTGCATCGTGCGGCGCACGGCGCGTCGGCGACGACCGTCGAACAGGTATTGCACTGGGGCACGCAGGGCGGCGCACGCGTGCTCGGGCTCGACGCGGTCGGCACGCTCGACGTCGGACAGGCCGCGGATCTCGTGCTGTACGACGTCAGCGGGCCGCGCTTCGCCGGCTTTCACGACCCGGCCGTCGCGCCGGTCACGGCCGGCGAGCCGGCGCCGGTCAAGTACAGCATCGTGAACGGGCGCGTCGTCGTCGACGACGGCGAGATTCCGGGCCTCGATCTGCACGCCCTTCGCCGCGATGCGATCGATGCGGTGCGGCAACTGATCGATTGA
- a CDS encoding amidohydrolase family protein, translated as MIIDTHLHPTNLVDEAWRHTGEPFTGERLLKMMDGPYIINGKPRRIDMGFIQPPPGNTGYRDGNRRGREGIRDYMAYIAELTQKYPDRFIGNFTYNPRWGPENGAAELEFHIREYGFKMVKLHANMHGYRPDRALDWLRPAMKVCAKYNTVVLIHTGDGPYTIPTQFYPIIREFPMVNFIIGHFGIQTGGNYSFEAFWMAMDTPNVYCESGWCYQSRIVEFARQLPRHKIVFGTDSPPNEPGMWLRELEMLCGPAPQGMDLDEDGLEDYMGNNIARLVGIEPTKPPKDLAEAEKRLKATYV; from the coding sequence ATGATCATCGATACGCACCTGCACCCGACCAACCTCGTCGACGAAGCGTGGCGCCACACCGGCGAGCCGTTTACCGGCGAACGCCTGCTGAAGATGATGGACGGCCCGTACATCATCAACGGCAAGCCGCGCCGCATCGACATGGGCTTCATCCAGCCGCCGCCCGGCAACACCGGCTATCGCGACGGCAACCGCCGCGGCCGCGAAGGCATTCGCGACTACATGGCCTATATCGCCGAACTGACGCAGAAGTACCCGGACCGCTTCATCGGCAACTTTACGTACAACCCGCGCTGGGGCCCGGAGAACGGTGCGGCGGAACTCGAGTTTCACATCAGGGAGTACGGCTTCAAGATGGTGAAGCTGCACGCGAACATGCACGGCTATCGGCCCGATCGCGCACTCGACTGGCTGCGGCCCGCGATGAAGGTCTGCGCGAAGTACAACACCGTCGTGCTGATTCACACCGGCGACGGCCCGTACACGATCCCGACGCAGTTCTACCCGATCATCCGCGAATTCCCGATGGTGAACTTCATCATCGGTCACTTCGGGATCCAGACGGGCGGCAACTATTCGTTCGAGGCGTTCTGGATGGCGATGGACACGCCGAACGTCTATTGCGAATCGGGCTGGTGCTACCAGTCGCGGATCGTCGAATTCGCGCGCCAGCTGCCGCGCCACAAGATCGTGTTCGGCACCGATTCGCCGCCGAACGAACCGGGCATGTGGCTGCGCGAGCTCGAGATGCTGTGCGGGCCGGCCCCGCAAGGCATGGATCTCGACGAAGACGGGCTCGAGGACTACATGGGCAACAACATCGCGCGGCTCGTCGGCATCGAGCCGACCAAACCGCCGAAGGACCTCGCCGAAGCCGAGAAGCGCCTGAAGGCGACGTACGTGTAA
- a CDS encoding nucleobase:cation symporter-2 family protein, with product MHSASHPVDRILPRRQMLTLGLQHMLVAYIGAIAVPLIVASALKMSPADTTVLISTALFCSGISTILQTVGIWKLGVRLPILQGVAFSSVGPVIAIGLTPGVGFAGVCGAVIGAGIVTTLAAPLIGRLRRLFPPVVTGCIVTVIGLQLFPVAYQWAGGGDAAKLQFGELSFLAVALVVAVSILAINRFANAFLRNLSVLIGLVAGSLLAYALGMGNFTNVAAAPWFTVPIPFHFGAPVFAIVPVLTMVVVMIVQMVESMGLFVAIGDIVEKHVSEDDVVRGLRANGVASAIAGTFAAFPFIAFMENVGLVILTGVRSRWIVAVSGVLMCVVALVPKIGAVVASTPSAALGGAGIAMFGVVVAAGVQTLAKVDFENNRYNVLIVGFTIATALIPVMAPKVFAHMPDWTQPFLHSGVVIACIVSVVLNALLNGVQAADPAPAHAAADAAHGGPMARECD from the coding sequence ATGCACTCTGCCTCACATCCCGTCGACCGCATACTGCCGCGCCGTCAGATGCTGACGCTCGGCCTGCAGCACATGCTCGTCGCGTATATCGGCGCGATCGCCGTGCCGCTGATCGTCGCATCCGCACTGAAGATGTCGCCCGCCGATACGACCGTGCTGATCAGCACCGCGCTGTTCTGCTCGGGGATCTCGACGATCCTGCAGACGGTCGGCATCTGGAAGCTCGGCGTGCGCCTGCCGATCCTGCAGGGCGTCGCATTCAGCAGCGTCGGCCCCGTGATCGCGATCGGCCTCACGCCGGGCGTCGGCTTCGCGGGCGTGTGCGGCGCAGTGATCGGCGCCGGCATCGTCACGACGCTCGCCGCGCCGCTGATCGGCCGGCTGCGTCGGCTGTTCCCGCCGGTCGTCACCGGCTGCATCGTGACCGTGATCGGCCTGCAACTGTTTCCGGTCGCCTATCAGTGGGCGGGCGGCGGCGACGCGGCGAAGCTGCAGTTCGGCGAGCTGTCGTTTCTCGCGGTCGCGCTCGTCGTCGCGGTCTCGATCCTCGCGATCAACCGCTTTGCGAACGCGTTCCTGCGCAACCTGTCGGTGCTGATCGGGCTCGTCGCCGGCAGCCTGCTCGCCTATGCGCTCGGGATGGGCAATTTCACGAACGTCGCCGCGGCGCCGTGGTTTACCGTGCCGATTCCGTTCCACTTCGGCGCGCCGGTGTTCGCGATCGTGCCGGTGCTCACGATGGTCGTCGTGATGATCGTGCAGATGGTCGAGTCGATGGGGCTGTTCGTCGCGATCGGCGACATCGTCGAAAAGCACGTCAGCGAGGACGACGTCGTGCGCGGGTTGCGCGCAAACGGCGTGGCAAGCGCGATCGCCGGCACCTTCGCCGCGTTTCCGTTCATCGCGTTCATGGAGAACGTCGGCCTCGTGATCCTGACCGGCGTGCGCAGCCGCTGGATCGTCGCGGTCAGCGGCGTGCTGATGTGTGTGGTCGCGCTGGTGCCGAAAATCGGCGCGGTCGTCGCCTCGACACCATCCGCCGCGCTCGGCGGCGCCGGCATCGCGATGTTCGGCGTGGTCGTCGCGGCCGGCGTGCAAACGCTCGCGAAGGTCGACTTCGAAAACAACCGCTACAACGTGCTGATCGTCGGCTTCACGATCGCGACTGCGCTGATCCCCGTGATGGCGCCGAAAGTGTTCGCGCACATGCCGGACTGGACGCAGCCGTTCCTGCACAGCGGCGTCGTCATCGCGTGCATCGTGTCGGTCGTGCTGAACGCGCTGCTGAACGGCGTGCAGGCGGCCGACCCCGCACCGGCGCACGCCGCCGCCGACGCGGCGCACGGCGGCCCGATGGCGCGCGAATGCGACTGA
- a CDS encoding NAD(P)/FAD-dependent oxidoreductase, which yields MDFDVIVLGAGIVGVSVALHLQDRGRKVALVDRSAPGEGTSFGNAGLIERSSVEPYPFPRSPFTLMRYALNRSTDLYWHSASLPAFAPWLARFWWESAPQRHAAAARDMLPLIERCIVEHDALIARSGAGELVRASGWMEAFRTPAAFERGAAEAQLTARRHGLGVTPLDAAALLAQEPSLAPGFCGALHWRDPKSVVDPSALVKAYARLFEQGGGTLLSGDAASLSARSPGWAVATEHGTVAAPAVVVALGPWSDTVFAKFGYRIPLREKRGYHMHYAPSARGVPSAPIVDREYGYVIAPMRRGLRLTTGVEIARRRVPPTGVQIERAERIARPVFGFGERLDPQPWLGFRPCTPDMRPVIGPAPAHRGMWFAFGHNHHGLTLGPVTGRLLAEMMTGDTPFTDPAPYRADRF from the coding sequence ATGGATTTCGACGTCATCGTTCTCGGCGCGGGCATCGTCGGCGTGTCCGTCGCGCTGCATCTGCAGGACCGTGGCCGCAAGGTCGCATTGGTCGATCGTTCGGCCCCCGGCGAAGGGACGAGCTTCGGCAACGCGGGCCTGATCGAGCGCTCGTCGGTCGAACCGTATCCGTTCCCGCGCAGCCCGTTCACGCTGATGCGCTATGCGCTGAACCGATCGACCGACCTGTACTGGCACAGTGCATCGCTGCCCGCCTTCGCGCCGTGGCTCGCGCGCTTCTGGTGGGAGTCGGCGCCGCAGCGTCACGCAGCTGCCGCACGCGACATGCTGCCGCTGATCGAGCGCTGCATCGTCGAACACGACGCGCTGATCGCCCGCTCCGGCGCGGGCGAGCTCGTGCGCGCGAGCGGCTGGATGGAAGCGTTCCGCACGCCGGCCGCATTCGAGCGCGGCGCGGCCGAGGCGCAGCTCACCGCGCGCCGCCACGGGCTCGGCGTCACGCCGCTCGACGCGGCGGCACTGCTCGCGCAGGAGCCGAGCCTCGCGCCGGGCTTCTGCGGTGCGCTGCACTGGCGCGACCCGAAAAGCGTCGTCGATCCGTCCGCTTTGGTCAAAGCGTATGCGCGGCTGTTCGAGCAAGGCGGCGGCACGCTGCTGTCGGGCGACGCCGCAAGCCTCTCCGCCCGCTCGCCGGGCTGGGCGGTCGCGACCGAGCACGGCACGGTGGCCGCACCGGCCGTCGTCGTCGCGCTCGGCCCGTGGTCCGACACGGTGTTCGCGAAGTTCGGCTACCGCATTCCGCTGCGCGAGAAGCGCGGCTATCACATGCACTACGCGCCGTCCGCGCGCGGCGTACCGTCGGCGCCGATCGTCGATCGCGAATACGGCTACGTGATCGCGCCGATGCGGCGCGGGCTGCGGCTGACGACCGGCGTCGAGATCGCCCGCCGCCGCGTGCCGCCGACCGGCGTGCAGATCGAACGCGCGGAGCGCATCGCGCGGCCGGTGTTCGGCTTCGGCGAACGGCTCGATCCGCAGCCGTGGCTCGGCTTTCGGCCCTGCACGCCCGACATGCGGCCCGTGATCGGCCCGGCGCCGGCGCATCGCGGCATGTGGTTCGCATTCGGCCACAACCACCACGGGCTGACGCTTGGCCCCGTCACGGGCCGGCTGCTCGCGGAAATGATGACGGGCGACACGCCGTTCACCGATCCGGCGCCGTATCGCGCCGATCGCTTCTGA
- a CDS encoding UbiD family decarboxylase: MASSLFAEQQDFHHFANAYRAHYPDDMLAIAQPLSADQDVTAVVASLAARGRHDMLVCERVDGLAVPLVTNVFASRTRIARLFGVDAHDLFDAWQRRANAPIAPVFVSHGPVLDHVVEGDAVDLAQLPMIRHFETDRGPYVTNAVIVAEDPETGIANLSYHRSMRAARDALATSLHSRGHLWRMLHAAKSRGDTLKVAMVIGAHPLFMLAAAARVPFGVDERAIAGGLFGAPLQLVRTPRYGIGVPAAAEFVLEGTIDPDAHAQEGPFGEFTGYSSDRSTNNVLRVDTMMRRRDAWLVDVVGGPYAEHLTLARLPREAEMSEKLKARFPAVTAIHYPNSGTHFHCYVALKQTRDGEARQIMLALLGWDPYLKNVVAVDSDVDITDDAQVLWAIATHFQPHRDLFVVDGLPGSPLDPSSSADGTTSRMGLDATRGARFDGVRARVGDAAMKRVAQLVAQLDGAAR; this comes from the coding sequence ATGGCGTCGAGCCTTTTCGCCGAGCAGCAGGATTTTCATCACTTCGCGAACGCCTATCGCGCGCATTACCCCGACGACATGCTCGCGATCGCGCAGCCGTTGTCGGCGGACCAGGACGTGACGGCCGTCGTCGCGTCGCTCGCGGCGCGCGGGCGGCACGACATGCTCGTCTGCGAGCGCGTCGACGGTCTCGCGGTGCCGCTCGTCACGAACGTATTTGCGTCGCGCACACGCATCGCACGGCTGTTCGGCGTCGACGCGCACGATCTGTTCGATGCATGGCAGCGGCGCGCGAACGCGCCGATCGCGCCGGTCTTCGTATCGCACGGGCCCGTGCTCGATCACGTGGTCGAAGGCGACGCGGTCGATCTCGCGCAGTTGCCGATGATCCGCCACTTCGAAACCGATCGCGGGCCGTACGTGACGAACGCGGTGATCGTCGCGGAAGATCCCGAAACCGGCATCGCGAACCTCAGCTATCACCGTTCGATGCGCGCTGCGCGCGACGCGCTCGCGACGAGCCTGCATTCGCGCGGCCATCTGTGGCGGATGCTGCACGCGGCGAAGTCGCGCGGCGATACGCTGAAGGTCGCGATGGTGATCGGCGCGCATCCGCTGTTCATGCTGGCCGCCGCCGCGCGCGTGCCGTTCGGCGTCGACGAGCGCGCGATCGCGGGCGGGCTGTTCGGCGCGCCGCTGCAGCTCGTGCGCACGCCGCGTTACGGCATCGGTGTGCCGGCCGCGGCGGAGTTCGTGCTCGAAGGCACGATCGATCCCGACGCACACGCGCAGGAAGGGCCGTTCGGCGAATTCACCGGCTATTCGTCGGACCGATCGACGAACAACGTGCTGCGCGTCGACACGATGATGCGGCGCCGCGATGCGTGGCTCGTCGACGTGGTCGGCGGCCCCTATGCGGAGCACCTGACGCTCGCGCGGCTGCCGCGCGAAGCCGAGATGAGCGAGAAGCTGAAGGCGCGCTTTCCGGCCGTCACCGCGATCCACTATCCGAATTCGGGCACGCACTTTCACTGCTACGTCGCGCTGAAGCAGACGCGCGACGGCGAAGCGCGGCAGATCATGCTCGCGCTGCTCGGTTGGGATCCGTATCTGAAGAACGTCGTCGCGGTCGACAGCGACGTCGACATCACCGACGACGCGCAGGTGCTGTGGGCCATCGCCACGCACTTCCAGCCGCATCGCGACCTGTTCGTCGTCGACGGTCTGCCGGGCAGCCCGCTCGATCCGTCGTCGTCGGCCGACGGCACGACGTCGCGGATGGGCCTCGACGCGACGCGCGGTGCGCGCTTCGACGGTGTGCGCGCACGCGTCGGCGACGCCGCCATGAAGCGCGTGGCGCAGCTGGTCGCGCAACTCGACGGAGCCGCGCGATGA